gttcccattatctcaaagcgACACGGATACCCTTTTAGCAAGCTTTCAACCTCGATCAACATCTTAGTAACAGGCACCAGTAGGAGCAGAGAGCTGGCAAGATTGTAGGGATTTTTTTAAGTCAACTTGTTCAAGATACAATAACATTCCTCTGGAGCTTGTACAacctgaacctgggcctcccaaaTCTGAGATAGAGACAATATCACTGTGCCTCACAGCTCCTTGCTAGTGTGATTTTATAGTGAGTCTTGTCTTTTCCTTCAGGTGCACAGATTGCTGCTTTGGGGAGGTGCCCAGGCTGCCAATGATCTGTTAAGCTGTTGGAGGTGTTTTGGATACTTTAATGGAGGAGGTGAGTGATTACATTATCGGAATTAAGACTATTCTAAGCTCTCTTTTCTCCTGACCCAGTTGCATGTTAATTGATTACTGCCCTACTCGATAGGGTGGCGGGCAATGTATTCACCAAAATGGTTAGGGTATGAACTGGGCCAGTCCTTTCATACAATTTCTTGAATATTTGTATATACAGGGGATGCAGCTTGTTGTGTCTTTGCCTGATTATCTTGACAATatgatttatgaaagggaaatcatgtttaacaatttttttgaagctctttgagaaagtaacacGCTATGGATACAAGAGAACCAATGGATATGCTGTACTTTAATTACAAGAAGGcattgataaggtgccacatcaaaagtTACTGCAGAAAGTAAAAGCTTGTGGTATAAGAGATAACATGTTAAGATTATAGTTAGAAGATTGTCTAGCTCATAGGAATCAGTAGGCATTCATGTCATTTTCTAGTTTAGCCATtgtaacaagtggtgtgccatggagatcagtgctgagtctcATCTTTTcagtttgtataaatgatttggatgaagagaaAGAAGGAATCATTGTTAACTTTGTTATCATTGCTAAGATAGTTAAAGTGAAGAGGATATGGCTGCAAATATTTATAGATAGGTTGAGAGTGGGGAAATAGCTAGCAAATGTAATATAATCTGACATAATATGAAATTATCCATTCTGGCAGGAAGTATAAAACTTTATCTAAATAGTAAGAGATTACAGAGCTCTGAGAGTGATTTTTGCTTCACAATGTATTTCTAAGAATATATTAGGAGTGCTAATGCAATGAATAGTGACACTTTAATATCACAGCACAGATTGTAATTATTATTACTTCTTGCGTGTGTTGAATATCTATTATGACTTCTGTTTAAATACTTGGATGGGAAGTGGATATTGTTACTCATTCTTAATTTTCTAGACCTGTTTTCTCAATGCTGCTTTACTATTGTCGCTCACAGATTGGTTCGCTAAAGCTTTCTGTCTGTTACAGAGCCTCAACAAGAACATCCAGGTGGAGCTGGATTGTGGGATCCAGCAACAACAGACTGGGGTCTCCCAGCTCAAACTGTCATCACAACAAGGTAAGCAGTCAATCCCTAGTGGACAGCCCAGTGTTAGTAGGTAGTGAGGGGATCTGGTTGGTGATGTCATGCTAACTGGTTTATAATTTCCTATTTTGGCTGTCAGTTCTTGAATAAAGAACTTCTTTTCAGTTCTGATGGACCCCAACCTGAGCGCATGCACTGTGAACCTCATCTCTCTGTTTCAGAGTTTTGAGGGAAGCTTTTTGTTCTTGGTAAAACCAAAACTTCCAGCtaacaaaaacattttcaaaaaagaaaatataAGAGTGTCCCTATCCTGAGATGTGGTTGATGGCTAAGATTATAAGAAACAGGCTCAGGATTAGGCCTTTAGGCCATTTGacactgttccaccattcagtaagttcgtggctgatctgatgttGGTCTTAATCCtattttcctgcctgctctcatAACCCTCAGTTTCATTATAGATGAAAAATCTGTCTAAAGTGGCCTTGATTATAGTTGGTGACTTAGTCTCCACTGCAGGCTATggatgagaattccaaagattaatgacCGACTTCAGAATAATGAAAGGAATTGACAACGTTCATGCAGATAGGAGGAATGTTCTCACTGCTGCCTGCCTCCTGAGGCTGTAAGGTTTATTTATTTCACAAAATTAAAGAATATATTATCAAAAAATTAGCTAAGAGACTATTGAAAATAGAGATGCAGGATAATTCTGGTGTTATTTTTGAGACAGTTGaaataaccaggtgtagagctggatgaacatagcaggccaagcagcatcagaagagcagggaggctgacgtttcaattttctgaaaaagggtctaggcccgaaacgtcagccttcctgctcctctgaagctgcttggcctgctgtgttcatccagttctacacgttgttatcttagattctccagcatctgcagttcctactatttctgagaCAGTTCCTTGTTTCTcgattgttttttaaaaaaaaatgtcttgtAGCTAATTGGCCAATTGTTTAAACCTGAACCTGACCCCAGAAAAAAATTTGACAAACCACTTCCACATACTATTGGCCGGTAGCACATGGGAAATGCCCCAGGAGTTGTATTCAGTCGCAAAGTGACAGAGTTCAGTTCCATTTTGCAAAAGGGAGCGAATGATAATTCCACTGAAACACATCCAGTTTCTAGCTGCCTGGAATTTGACACCTCCAACTCGGGCAGTCAGCGGCAGACTAGCAATGCTGTTGGTGTAAATGAAGATTCTCATCAAGGTGCAAAAGGAAGCAGAAAATCTTTACAGGGGCAGCAAGTCACAAGTCCGATTTTTAAGTTTGATTTTGTAATCCCTGAGGCAGATATTAAGCTACAGCTGGGAAACTGCACAGAACAATCTGTGCCTGTAACTCAGGATAAGAAGCCAAAGGAAGAACCCAAGCTGCTAAGCCATCAAAAGGCTAACCAGGTCAAAACTgctcagaaaaagaaaaagaaagtgcGTTGCAATAAGCCCGTGGCTGAAGCTGAGAAGGATGGAGAGAGGCAGAGCAATGACAGAGATGGCAGAGACAGTAACTCCACAACTTCTGGAGCAGAACCGTGCCTGGTAAGTAGACACCAGAAACACTAAATatatccatttttaaaatttttatttcttcattgcaatttattttcccacctatttttggtatcatctgcaaattgatTCGTATTATGAATTTCTAGTTGTCCTGCTACCATCTCCTAGAATGCTAGGGCCATGGTTTCCggctttctgcctccctctcttcttaaaTAGAGGTGTTGAGTATACAGTTTTCCAGTGTGCTGCGGTGTTTTCAGAATATGGAAATTTGGATTGTGTAGatgaagctttactctgtatctaacccttgCAGTATCTGCCCTCGGAGTGCTTGATTGGACAATGTAACAGTAGTTCTTTGATTTGTTCTTTAATGAGATGGGACCGTTATTATTAAATCCAACATTtgtgcccattcctaattgccctagaccagctgcattcttgaatttctgcagccTACCTAGTTCACGATCTAactccagtgacagtgaaggaactgtgattaTAAATCCAAGTCAGTTGCTTGGAGGAGAtatgtggtggtggtggagggtgtgaatAGTTAAGGTGATGAATGGTGTGCCGATAAAATGGGATGTGTTGCCACAGATTGGGTCAGAATTTGTAGTCATCCAGGAGAATGGAGAGTATTTGATCACAGTGAGGGACATACTTTGGAGTGACATTGggtgaattatttgctgcaaAATTCCCATCCTCTGACCTCCCCTTAGTATTTATAAAGCTGgctcaattcagtttctggtcagttgtGACCTCAGATGTGGACTGTGGGAGTTTCAGCGATGATAATGCCAGTGTCATGGAGCAATTGATTTAAGTTTTCTATCTCATTGCCTGGTGCTTGCATAGCATGATTTCTATTTTCCAATTAATGGCTAAACGTGAATCTTTTCCAGGTCCTGCTACAATTAGACATGGAATGCTTTAGTTTCTCAAGAGTTGAAAATTATCTTGAACAGGATATGcttttttcattcacttgtggggtgtgagcattgctggctggctggCATTTTTACCCATCtgtagctgcccttgagaagataatgGTGAATTGCCgccttgaatcactgcagcccatgtgctgtaggatGACGGACCAATGGTGTTAAGAGGGGAATTCTGGATTTGTCAGCGAACATTTCACTTCTAACCTCATGATAGCAGGAACGTCATGAATTAGGGGGTCTGAAGATTGCTAGCAGTAggaaccctgaggaactcttagAGCAGTGTCCTGGCACTGTGATGATGAGTCTGTAAAAACTACAATAATTGtctaacacaaaaacagaaattattagaaaatctcagcagggctggcaacatccatggagagaaagcagagttaacgtttttggtccagtgaccctcctcgTAAATTTTGCTAGGGTTTTTTTCATGTCTCACTTAGTAAAATATTGCTTTAATCAGAAAGTGGAGTTACACCCACCTCACTTCTTAGGTTCAGAGCTGTTTTGATCATGTTTGGACCAAAGTTGTAAcaaaatcaggagctgtgtgcctttttcatttttttttaatggatcaGTGAATTTTCTACATTGTGAGATAGATGTCACAGTTGTAGTTCTAGAGCGTATGTATTCAATACTTCTGCTGAAAGGGCCCATAGACATTTCATTGCATCCAGCGCTTTAAGCAGTTTCTTTGTAACTTATGAGACAGGAACAGTTACATGAGAGTTGGAGTTGGTGCACTGAATAAAAAGGCATTCTGTTGCCCAATACAGGCCTTGTTTCCATAATGACGTTGCTCCGtacagagtaatacagcacggaaacagtccATCCTGTCcagctttcctaaactgaactatctacattttcctgcatttggcccatattcctgtaAACTTTTcgtatccatgtacctgtccaaatgtcttttaaatgttgtattgtacACCCCCAACAATTCCTCTCTCAGCtggttccatatacacaccagcctctgtgtggaaGAAAGTTGTCCCATGAGTCCCTTTAAattttacccctctcaccttaagcctatgccctctagtttaggactcccctaccctgagtcaaagactttggctgtttacCTTATCAGTGCCCCCATGACCTTAtaatccttgcaaatcttttttgcacccttaccagtttagtaacatccttcctgtagcagggcaaccagaattgtaagcCATacccaaatgtggccttaccaatgtcttgcacagccataacatgacatcccaaatcctgtactcagtgctgtgactgatgaagacaaacatgccaaacactgcctttaccaccctgtctacctgtgacactgtTTTCAAGGAAGCTGCATTCTTGGGTCTGTCAGTTTGACAAGACTCCCCAtgcccctaccattaactgtttgAGTCAGACAGATAACCCTGGTTTGTCTCTCCAAAGTGCAAATCTTTGCACTTATctgaaataaactccatctgccattcctcagcctgttggcccTGTTGaacaagatctcattgtactctcagataaccttcttcactgtccactataacaCTAATTTGGTGAAATCTACAAGCTTAGTAACCTTGCCtccctatattttcatccaaatcatttatataaatgatgaaaaacagcgGACCTTAGAGGTGATCTCTGTGCatgtttgctttttgtttcttttggttAGGATATTTGAATCTTATCCAGTGGGTTGCAGTAACTTGCTGTTGTCTTCTTCTCTTCCAGACTTCAGAAGAGCAGCTGCGGCGGGAAGTGGACTGGTGCATTGAGCAACTAGAACTTGGGCTACGCACGCAGAAAGCCAAACCGAAACAAGGTGTGTTGTAGGATCTTGAATGGGATGGTTGTGTTAGTGGCCTTTTCCCATTCCTTTCTTCAGGAAATGTCTCTCATAGGGATAAGGTATCCAAATAAAATCAAGCACATTATCCAACTAGTGCAGGAAAGCAGCAGGACAGATAGAATTATATGCTAATTATTGATCAGATGTGTGCAGCTTTCCGAAAACAATACATATCATTCTGACAGTGGCCTTGCAATTCTTTCTCCAGGTATTTATCCAATTCGCTTTTGAGGTTATAAATGAACCTTAACAAGCATTATGTTTCAAAATGCAACTACCATCTACGTAATAAACATTCATTTTCATGAATTGCACATTCTGTTGTGAAtcaccttaaatttgtgccctaTGGATATCATAACTCATCTGTTGGAAACTTTTTCATGATATTTATTCTTATCTGATTTTAAATGCCAGTCAGTTCTCCCCTTAACCTTCCCTGCTGTCAGGATGTGTTTCATTGGGTTTACTGCTCACTCCTGATATGACCAACAGCAAGTGGAACTTTGCGATTAAAGGGTTCAACGTCAGGGAGAGGTACGCAAGCACCTTATCTGTGGAGGAACAATATAGTTGGCAGCTGTATGTAAAGTATCCCCTTAAAGTAGCCTGGTTACTTCCTCATTCATTTTTGCTCCTCTCCAAAGTTCCTGTAGAATGTGAAAATTAGACATG
The Stegostoma tigrinum isolate sSteTig4 chromosome 23, sSteTig4.hap1, whole genome shotgun sequence DNA segment above includes these coding regions:
- the c23h8orf33 gene encoding UPF0488 protein C8orf33 homolog — translated: MEESLNKNIQVELDCGIQQQQTGVSQLKLSSQQDIKLQLGNCTEQSVPVTQDKKPKEEPKLLSHQKANQVKTAQKKKKKVRCNKPVAEAEKDGERQSNDRDGRDSNSTTSGAEPCLTSEEQLRREVDWCIEQLELGLRTQKAKPKQAEQAIRALRTLRSEKAPLVKKRQMMRSIFGDYRKKMEEEWQRQFKLMLAATKSASIKPVGMQKRSQVFRKSVSNLKRVGDFSESDSVNSEGSAVQCMHDQNSQSHFRFNFF